In a genomic window of Ipomoea triloba cultivar NCNSP0323 chromosome 3, ASM357664v1:
- the LOC116012275 gene encoding transcription factor MYB114-like yields the protein MKAKEVKTGLKRGFWTPEEDLTLKKCVETHGEGNWATISKKSGLMRSGKSCRLRWKNYLRPNIKRGMMSEDEKDLIIRMHKLLGNRWSLIAGRLPGRTDNEVKNFWNTHLNKRSRRGKRMKITPKDDDSISASIPTQSMENTNLVEGSIKQEDEMDSIMNSWMEHMGIENCNINSSISTNNLPWIFEDVPLIPILDDVLLDAFQRTGDETLLDGIHPFLL from the exons ATGAAGGCTAAAGAAGTGAAGACAGGGCTGAAGAGAGGTTTTTGGACTCCAGAAGAGGATTTGACACTGAAGAAATGTGTTGAAACACATGGGGAGGGTAATTGGGCAACCATCTCCAAGAAATCGG GTTTGATGAGAAGTGGAAAGAGCTGCAGGCTCAGGTGGAAAAATTACCTTAGACCAAACATCAAACGTGGTATGATGTCAGAAGACGAAAaggacctcatcatcagaatgcaTAAACTTCTTGGCAACCG ATGGTCACTAATTGCAGGTAGGCTTCCTGGCCGAACCGACAATGAAGTCAAGAATTTCTGGAATACCCATTTGAACAAGAGGTCTCGTAGAGGAAAGAGGATGAAAATAACTCCCAAAGACGATGACAGCATTTCAGCATCCATCCCCACACAAAGCATGGAAAACACAAACCTGGTTGAAGGTTCTATCAAACAAGAAGATGAAATGGATTCAATCATGAATTCATGGATGGAACATATGGGAATAGAAAACTGCAACATAAATTCATCAATTTCAACAAACAACTTGCCTTGGATATTTGAAGATGTGCCTTTGATTCCCATCCTGGACGACGTTTTGCTTGATGCATTCCAAAGGACTGGAGATGAAACCTTGCTTGATGGTATCCACCCATTCCTGCTATGA